ctttcctcattctgttgcccaaaaccttagcaaaaatcttgtaatccgagcacattaacgtaatcgcacgataatcattcaaaactcggcattccttctttttgggcactaaaaccgtgacacccgttctttgtgatttccccatcctcccactatttaacatacaattcaaaacccccaccaaacaatgccgtacactcccccaatgatacctataaaaatcgtttggtagtccgtctatgcctggggttttaccctggcacatcccaaaaactgcctcctccacctcctctacagtaatactaccctcgattctgttactgtcctgctcacttaatactctattaaacccttcatccccaaaccgtccctcacccactcccctgccatccctcctccacttctccctaaaccaaaaatctgcatacaaactaatattttccgtggtggataggccttgaccctcctcaaagccacccccccctgtacctacctcaatatacgccaaggtggtcttcgcctgccgttccttaaacctccttaatacaaaacccgatggcctatctccccttaagacatcctccaaccctgccctaactcgaattgcctcaaatttttcattgtgaatttccgccaacctatttcgcaaacgttccatgtcctcactccgccccacacgttcctctgcataacagtcatttaactgaccctcaagataattttgtaggccatagctccacctagccatctccttaccccgtactttaaaaaatttccctatttcaactttagccctcatttcccaccaatccagcaaatccatttccatattcctagtctcccacaaggatttccaccaatcttcaaaccccgtaggTTCATCCttttccctaagtagcctcacatttaatttccaatatcctgcataaaccctcactatgccatctaccctcaaatctgctataacagcacgatgatcagaaaaacccacatcgatagtcctcaccctctccacacctatgccctgcctaacataaatcctatctaaccttgcctcatatcccctacgaataaaagtgtgctccactccatatcccctacttcccaccacatctactgctccaacatctcgcaaaacatcccgcaggacccccaaaacacaacccgcccccctcggaaccacatcacccttcctaatgacacaattccaatccccaccaatcaccgtaaaagcaggtaaacctctcaagtgatataccagaacctcgcgtacaaaatccaccttcactctagtgttactagttgctggcatgtacacacctacaaaactaaccctcctggccccccaaaacccatccaccctgacaaccctcccaccccccccctcctcccaacccaggatacgcaaaggactggtctcctttaccgccacagccacacctcctttcaacctcaaagcatcacatgtaaacaacctataacctttcaacaacagctcacatcctaacctatggttatgttcctgcaaaaaacagacatcaatgctaaatctcctcaaaacccactctaaccataccctcttgacctcgtttttaagaccgtttacattgaaagttacacacctgaattttacaagaaaggcggcttacccctgtgccgctgaggcttacttggtcctcctttcataggtctcggttcttctctatcaatccctcgttcctgccctccaacccctccctgtcccttcccacctagcttcccattgcccccccctcctccctgacttgcctttgcaaccacagctgcccacatcttcttcccaggcctctgcgctggtgtgaggacctcgtccatgtctgatgcccccgctgatctcttgcgggagctaccctctacatacatttcttcttcaaccacatcttcttgatggacctccaccaccacattgctctcctttcgaacctcactcaagtcttccttaccctgcttctgttcatccatcaccttgtcatcacctgacctcacatcactttccacaccaagcaccgactcttccaaaaaatccttcagcacagcctccaaaatcccgtcctgagctgactctgcattatctaacggcctgtctgacggcgatattccctcccctcccgtttccactggtagtgtaacacacgtctccaaaaccacctctgccctgtcgacctcctcactccataggcctgtaccccgtCTTTCCACTTCATCCGTCATAACATccgtggcttctaatggcgtatccacagcagctgtctcctgacgcctaggctcctgtctcctggggcattgtgccaccatgtgctcataagagtcacataaacggcacgtcttcctctgccccgcatagtgaacaaaaacctgtgttctatggttacgcaatgtaacatatgatggtatcggtctcctcagggtcattttcagtgtgcatgatccttccggcatcccctcataagggccgtccctccacattcccatgctcgtcgagtgtacagttccataaccactgaacacatcttggatgctgtatgctgttgcctcaaaaggtacattccttaccttcacccaagtaaaatacttagacacatcatgcaagcatacttccactgccgaattgatactcatccgtcgttcttgaaattcatctacgatggtagagtagaagtcagccctcatgaacttcacgaagacccttgacattccattcagtgccacaccatacagctcttcgttggggatgccataacagtccctgataatgcttggcaggagaacgttcatcgtgtcgttgcttaaagttcctctaaccagctgaatgcagacagtattaatgcgccggtacagtcggtccgccatcttggcgctaatactatgttttcctcaccaggtggcgtgcaagagaaccagtagaagcgtcctctctccccgcaggtcgagagacgaatgtatttttttttttttttttttttttttttttttttttttttttttttttttttttttttttttttttttttcaatacttgcGAGTATTTGAACCTAACCGTTTACACACATTCTAGGAGGAATGTACAGAGGCTGACTTTCGATGCATTATGGACAAAAAATGCATCGGTCAAGCAAGTGTGTGTGATGGCGTTGATGACTGTGAGGATAACAGTGATGAAGCTCACTGTCCCACCACagtcactgtagcagtgactgATCCACCTGCAGTCGTAACATTACCCAGTGATGTGAGTTCAATTCTGCTTTGTTAAATGGCATTCAGATACATGGGTTTAGTGCAGGGCCGTGTTAAGACACCAGGGGACATTTTGTTAGAAACATTGtataggcctggtcgtggaccgggccgcgggggcgttgatccccccgattaacctccaggtaaactctccaggtatattatcattctaaaaaaaatatttattttcagtAATAGTTTTTTAGATCGCCCATTATCTCTAGAAATTTATtgctaaaaaattttttgttagaGGACAAATGATATAAGCATATACCTACCTGATGGTAGTTAGGTAACTACTGTGGCAGCATATACCTACCTGATGGTAGGTAGGTACCTATTATGACAGCATATATCTACCTgttggtaagtaggtacctactaCGACAAAGGATATACCTACCTGTTGGTAAATAGGTACCTACTGTGACAAAGCGTATACCTACCTGATGGTAGGTAGGTTCCTGATATTACCATCTGTAAAATACAGGACAGTAACAACGTTGACTTTCCTTTACAATTATTGCACTTTGTATATTTCCACCTTGACTAAAGTATTTAAGCATGGAGACCACACCAGCAATATATAataccgtgccgaataggtaaaacttgctatattggtttaaatagcaacgctcttcttgctgaataaaggcaagcgaaaatttgtgtatgcaataatttcgcaaaaatcattcttaacctaacgaaaaaaatatatctcattgtgtgtgtttattattaaattattgcacaattatctaaagtatatttagttggattaggttaaattaaattgtgcttgttataaaaaggttaggtaagctttccaAGGTTGtttgggtacaaaattattaatttttacattaaaataaattaaaaaaaaaagtctttaaaCGTACTTGCCACAACTTGAATTAGTTCTAACTATTTAGATCATTAAGTTTTCGCTATTTTTAAATGGACTTGTGTAATTTTAGGGAGCTGTAAACAATTTGAGTACCACGTGTCCCTCGCTTTATACGGATTTGCAGTACGCGACTTCGCTTAAATACGACGCCTCATTCTATTGGTAATTCAGTTTGTATGATTTACGATCGTCGCATAAGATCGATGCGCTCACAAAACGCATTAAAGATCCTTATTACGTGGAACTGCAGACAgtgcaggctgtctacatttaaATGTAGACaacctgtactgtctgcatagagagcccatgctgtctgccagatGAGTtttctatgcagacagtacaggctgtctacagaatTAAGTGATCATAGCCCGACTGAGGTCGAACTGGAGTGCAGATATCTAAGAACACGAGAGTAACACATGTGGTTCTAGGCTACACCTAATTCttctggagaagtgttacaatatagggaggaagaggacgagggtGAGAGACAGAGAAATACGAGAATTTTTCATTTGAGATTAGATCACGTTAAATTACTATGGATATTAATTTGTAATTTAATAGTACAGGAATAAAGCTGTTTTGAGAAAAGTTGAGGTATTACAGACTTGCAGAGGAGCAAATTTGGTTGATGTTTGAGGTAGAATTTCAAAAGTTATATAAATACGTAAAAATACGTAGAAATGGTGAATTGAAAATTCTCTTTTAAAAAGACTACACAAGAAAAAATCATGATAAAAAAGTTAAAAGTAAACAGATTTTTTGAAAATTATCACTtttaaaaaaaaactataaaatgAGCAAAGATAaataagttggataaatcttaATCTTAACGTGAAAATGAAGGCGAAATTATTTTAGTTCCCACAGGTAGTGTGCAAGACAGGTCTGAGTCAGTGTAAGTCTGGTTCACAGTGCATCCTTAAAAGATGGTGGTGTGACGGTGAAACTAACTGTGAAGACAACAGTGATGAGGACCAGTGTGACCAGGTACGTCCTAGACTGTAGTCacataaaattattttttataattactactaagtttatttaggcacacgtaagtgcaattatacatagtgtaaattacctaggagaacccccccctcaaaaaaaaaagtgacttatttccatttgggtccttgtAAGGTATTTAGGAAGGTATCTCTGGCAATTAGATGGGCTGTGggctggtaggcaaagctctcgcttcacacgcagagaacccgtggttcgattcccggtaagaacataagaaagaaggaacactgcagcaggcctactggcccatgcgaggcaggtccaagtctcctaccggcttaagccaatgccccaacctagtcagggcaggacacattcacttaaggaaggaacacgacaactgacctagtagcacaagctagtcagatccaactcacacccactcacgtatttatctaacctatttttaaaactacacaacgttttagcctcaataactgtactcgggagtttgttccactcatccacaactctattaccaaaccagtgctttcctatatccaagggtggaaacattgggtgtactggcttacacctgttgttcctgttcacccatGTTAAATAGGTAcaagggtgttagtcgactggtgtgggtcgcattctgggataAAATACTTAATTtgaccgaaatgctcagcataacaagcggctttctatatagtagtatgtcattgatgtcagctaggactgtataccttgtatatgtacttgtagaaataatgataTTAATTGCGGGACCGCCGTAATGTGCAGAGATATACACACCGTTAGGGACGTGAGACCACTATAATTATTATAACCAGGAAGGTtagtaaccaaggataacccagtaaagccacTGGAAATGGGTCACTTTGacgttttttgggttatcctaggtaatttacacatatgttactaagCATGATAATTTATGCAACTGTATTtgtgcacctgtacctaaataaacttaataataAGACTGCTTGTctaatttccattgtggtccctaATCCTCTCTCCCAGAATGCGACCAACATTTATtacataataatatttttatttctacaagtacatatacaaggtatacaggtctagctgacatcaatgacatactactatatagaaagccgcttgttatgctgagcatttcccgcaaattaggtcagttttgtcccaggatgcgacccaaaccagtcgactaatacccaggtacctatttattgataggtgaacatggataaCAGGTTTCTTAAGGAAACGCAACGTAATGTTTCTACCAgtattatggaaaattttctagggtgcttacctgtatgtacctcaacattatatacataccagtaatctcattgggagacaatcatattgtttaccgtagtcaccccgtgtagacatgtgagaaaacttaaccacccctggtcgcaccaagtggtcccctcgacctcacaatcttatccatatctatccgagaccagtatggattgggtagcacccacaagtacggtgctactaattaattgtggactgtatagattatattagtttagctgaatgaaggggaggggggtaggatacacctggatacatccgtcaaggaaaacatttgtacataatcccactacttaccagatgttctctggtggtcacttgatgtagctggatcactcataacctatctaattataacataccaccactggccagtctaaggttgctataactagaagggttacttaactgtgggtgattgatattcctcatttcttgattcaccatctcattttcgatgtcctgctacaccgacacgattctcattccagcaggacgaggtatccgctggtttgtcctgctttagacgtcgtgactcaaggagtttccctttcctcgtctcgttaacaacgaggtctagcgtgttcactcggagcaaacgacttatttcacttcacatattctcttaacttagcgttattatccttaattacattacaattcacaagacgatttaatgactcaaattattatacacattagagatcactccattaagatctgagaccgatgagtgatgattaaaccaagggtaattttcccggggctcagtccaggacgacgcgtcagtcacccccggtcctacccGTAATcaccttttaccactctattatcgtggtcccgtaaatcacgttccctcactctccactaggaacagtcacgacacttcctattacgaaatgaggcctatattaatccttaggccgccgtgaatgccaatttcgtggtaccatgccttttccgcttcctctccaccttcaaaacaaacccgccaccccccccccccccgcacatccgcgcatgcgcaaagggagctcttggttctactcttattttcaaatacatttttgacccatatagacacattaaacacctattaggcactatagtttcggaaaattaaaaaattttccacactgcggccgggcggaggtcgttgctagacgacttacataatgtggagtacaattttttccatcttcactggccacccatatttattgaactctcaaaatggactaattggtgttccattctctcaggggcataagcctatgctccctggattaagttattgggcatactggaattttgagactttaacaataacaagtctctcagtat
This Cherax quadricarinatus isolate ZL_2023a unplaced genomic scaffold, ASM3850222v1 Contig2141, whole genome shotgun sequence DNA region includes the following protein-coding sequences:
- the LOC138851794 gene encoding very low-density lipoprotein receptor-like, whose amino-acid sequence is MAEFNCSSGGSCVPMSFKCDGDEDCADGSDEQQCSLEQCTGTDFRCIGDKKCIGQVKVCDGVYDCEDKSDEALCPSQPHTLPPTDPPAVIRLPSEEECTEADFRCIMDKKCIGQASVCDGVDDCEDNSDEAHCPTTVTVAVTDPPAVVTLPSDFPQVVCKTGLSQCKSGSQCILKRWWCDGETNCEDNSDEDQCDQ